In a single window of the Lodderomyces elongisporus chromosome 4, complete sequence genome:
- a CDS encoding uncharacterized protein (BUSCO:EOG09264W7W), producing the protein MADTLKTPKIIEDVRLNNVGEVKIRDITNEANLRQRSMDALKNRKQASHSPPSSHRTLNLFKLSSQLSHQIYSSKVKPITSSLPEMLFYFINHLILLWLFFFIAIFKNFQFAYRKTYLKFLSLTYYPNKSPQVIRDDVNQMTKIPKSISCILDLKDDDDENGGKDGFMNSISELAAWTVSAGINKLIIYEYTGAMNQSSEFVVDLSNNITKNLVSYFGSESVPRFSIKVPNKNLILYSDETLANSNLNETYASGQVDLEIDLLSRVDGKPTLVELTKTMSELAVNGDLSINDITIDLIDEELVELVGPEPDLLICFSPSLNLQDYPPWHIRLSEIYWEPDNKDVNYAVFIRALKQFSGSKINLGK; encoded by the coding sequence ATGGCAGATACATTAAAAACACCAAAGATTATCGAAGATGTGAGATTGAACAATGTAGGGGAAGTCAAAATTAGGGATATAACCAATGAGGCAAACTTACGACAACGGTCAATGGACGCTCTCAAGAACCGCAAACAGGCGTCACACCTGCCTCCTAGCTCACACCGTACACTCAACTTATTTAAACTACTGCTGCAATTGTCGCACCAGATTTATTCTTCCAAAGTGAAGCCCATCACCAGTTCCTTGCCAGAAAtgctcttttattttatcaaCCACTTGATTTTGCTTtggcttttcttttttattgcaattttcaaaaactttcaATTCGCTTATAGAAAGACGTATCTTAAATTTTTATCGCTTACATACTATCCAAACAAGTCTCCACAAGTCATCCGAGATGACGTGAACCAAATGACAAAAATCCCCAAATCCATTTCTTGCATCTTGGACTTGAaggatgacgatgatgaaaatgggGGCAAAGATGGGTTCATGAACCTGATTAGTGAATTGGCTGCATGGACTGTGAGTGCCGGGATTAACAAGTTGATTATTTACGAGTATACTGGGGCGATGAATCAGAGCAGCGAATTTGTCGTGGACTTGAGTAACAACATTACCAAGAATTTAGTCTCCTATTTTGGAAGTGAGTCAGTACCCAGATTTTCGATCAAGGTgccaaacaaaaacttgaTATTGTACAGCGACGAAACCTTAGCTAACAGCAATTTAAATGAGACATACGCCAGCGGCCAAGTTGATTTAGAGATTGATTTACTCAGTAGAGTTGATGGCAAGCCTACGTTGGTGGAGTTGACGAAAACCATGAGTGAGTTGGCAGTCAATGGCGATCTATCAATTAATGACATCACCATTGATTTGATTGATGAGGAACTTGTAGAATTGGTTGGACCCGAACCCGACTTGTTGATATGTTTTTCACCCTCCTTAAATTTACAAGATTACCCACCATGGCATATCCGATTGAGTGAAATATACTGGGAGCCTGATAATAAAGATGTTAATTATGCTGTTTTTATTAGAGCATTGAAACAGTTTTCTGGTAGTAAGATCAATTTGGGAAAGTAA
- the srs2 gene encoding ATP-dependent DNA helicase srs2, with translation MSEGSTDSTPEIEMFLRGLNANQRIAVTSPANGRLQIIAGPGTGKTKVLISRVAYLLLHERIKPEHIIVTTFTKKAANEMVDRLGKMLGNTGDGTGVVPGTSIELDKLLIGTFHSICFRIIKKFGHKVGLGGFTIADERDKDILIKEMFEKNLSDTVISHLKSKLKEDAPFLMSNKPNEKYFGVDIPSFKRQIGKLKARGYLPETYLRSRDYNQTMGLLYRAYQNKLSDERKLDFDDCLLSCYKLVTRIPVLHHVRHVLVDEFQDTNEIQLQLMYEFAKGDPLNSQYQHNVTLVGDPDQSIYAFREAQSNNFHKMKEHYTTQDLSCSVVSLTENYRSTKDILDFSERVMTQQPDRILKNLNSQCPHSFKPVYSNLSSAAQEASWIAYQIDFLQQLPHNPIKYDEISILVRAAYQTRAIEAELVRKRIPYIMVRGKAFWERKEVTAIMDYLRVCGEPNDRIAILQTLNYPKRGFGAVTLEAIDRAITTAITSSNATSINTSTTTTTVVDDLNNVNNTITVKDANNTFINKRTKKSARDVLRGLLESNNQYGVKLPSKAKESLKGYIKMIDQAQVMLDNLEKEEQIDPLKVARLFDQIYTDSGLKKEYESEEKEEVRLNVEEVKTQFCEFTPQSDLFMEEVTLDEIEESNNGKTDLINSTNDDLGENFIRKFVESVGLYEDDKTGDEKKKKKVGVAISTIHGSKGLEWPVVFVPGLSEGLLPAGFALTTDDPNSLNEERRCFYVASTRAKTLLFISSYIEKEYSGSSWRKPIDTVSRFLKAIDERGSFVKSLQFLAKDGNLEALYTLLGKELVIQSQFDKEAMFSAYKSNWLKQHETSMANFEIKFASEWSKGSLQNQKYRQKFDEYGDDYTDGADLYKSNARLLPHNQERKSTLSKSINHLSSVIISNSSGTKRSKAPTYIPDRKPSKKKFKSLHTPKLK, from the coding sequence ATGAGTGAAGGTTCTACGGACTCGACCCCAGAGATTGAGATGTTTCTACGCGGCTTGAATGCAAACCAGCGTATAGCTGTTACATCTCCTGCGAATGGCCGGTTGCAAATAATTGCAGGACCGGGTACTGGAAAGACAAAAGTGCTTATATCAAGGGTGGCATACTTGCTATTACACGAACGGATCAAGCCCGAACATATCATTGTTACAACATTTACCAAAAAAGCAGCCAACGAGATGGTGGATCGATTGGGAAAGATGTTAGGAAATACAGGTGATGGCACTGGTGTTGTTCCTGGTACCAGTATTGAGTTGGACAAACTACTTATTGGGACCTTCCACAGTATATGTTTTCGTATcattaaaaaatttggcCACAAGGTAGGACTTGGTGGGTTTACAATTGCTGATGAGAGGGATAAAGATATATTGATTAAGGAgatgtttgaaaaaaatttatccGATACTGTGATTAGCCATTTAAAGCTGAAACTTAAAGAAGACGCGCCTTTCCTTATGTCAAACAAACCCAATGAGAAATACTTTGGTGTGGATATCCCTAGCTTTAAACGGCAGAttggaaaattaaaagCTCGAGGTTACTTACCAGAGACGTACCTTCGGCTGAGAGACTATAATCAAACTATGGGCTTATTATATCGAGCCTATCAAAACAAACTTTCCGATGAGCGGAAACTTGACTTTGACGATTGTTTGCTCTCTTGTTACAAATTAGTAACGAGAATACCAGTGTTACACCATGTGCGACACGTTCTCGTTGATGAGTTTCAAGATACTAATGAGATTCAATTACAATTGATGTACGAATTTGCCAAGGGGGATCCCTTGAACCTGCAATATCAACATAATGTCACACTTGTTGGTGATCCAGACCAATCCATATACGCGTTCCGCGAAGCACAATCAAACAATTTCcacaaaatgaaagaacATTACACGACACAGGATCTTTCATGCTCAGTTGTATCCTTGACGGAAAATTATAGATCAACAAAAGATATTCTTGATTTTTCAGAGCGGGTGATGACACAGCAACCGGATcgaattttgaaaaacttgaacTCGCAATGTCCACATTCTTTCAAGCCGGTGTATCTGAATTTGAGCTCTGCAGCACAAGAAGCTTCGTGGATTGCTTACCAAATAGATTTTCTTCAACAGCTTCCACATAATCCCATCAAATATGATGAAATTTCGATTCTCGTAAGGGCCGCGTATCAAACACGAGCAATCGAAGCAGAACTAGTGAGGAAGCGGATTCCCTACATTATGGTGCGCGGAAAAGCATTTTgggagagaaaagaagtgACTGCCATTATGGACTACTTGCGAGTTTGCGGTGAACCTAATGATAGAATAGCAATACTTCAGACATTGAATTATCCTAAGCGCGGATTTGGTGCAGTAACGTTGGAAGCCATAGATAGGGCCATCACAACTGCTATAACTTCTTCCAATGCTACCAGTATTAATACTAGCACTACTACAACcactgttgttgatgaccTCAATAATGTTAATAACACTATTACCGTTAAGGACGCCAACAATACCTTCATCAATAAAAGAACTAAAAAGAGTGCACGCGACGTGCTTCGTGGGTTATTGGAGAGTAATAACCAATACGGAGTAAAATTGCCTCtgaaagcaaaagagaGCTTGAAAGGGTATATAAAAATGATAGATCAAGCGCAAGTTATGTTGGACAacttggaaaaagaagagcaaaTAGACCCTTTAAAAGTTGCTCGATTATTTGATCAAATATATACTGACTCGGGTCTCAAGAAAGAATATGAAAgcgaagaaaaagaagaagtgagGTTGAATGTTGAGGAAGTAAAGACTCAGTTTTGCGAATTTACTCCACAATCAGATCTTTTTATGGAAGAAGTCACTCTTGATGAAATTGAGGAATCCAATAATGGCAAAACAGATTTAATCAATAGTACCAATGATGATCTTGGGGAAAACTTTATACGCAAGTTTGTCGAATCAGTAGGTTTATACGAGGATGACAAGACAGGGgacgaaaaaaagaagaaaaaagtcgGGGTAGCAATTAGTACAATTCATGGTTCGAAAGGCTTAGAGTGGCCAGTTGTATTTGTTCCTGGTTTATCAGAAGGCTTACTTCCCGCCGGTTTTGCATTGACCACGGACGATCCAAATTCTTTGAATGAGGAAAGGAGATGTTTTTACGTTGCAAGTACAAGGGCCAAGACgttgttgtttatttcGTCAtacattgaaaaagagtatTCTGGCTCTTCATGGAGAAAGCCAATTGACACTGTATCGAGATTTTTAAAGGCTATCGATGAGAGAGGTTCCTTTGTGAAATCTTTACAGTTTCTTGCAAAAGACGGCAATTTAGAAGCATTATACACATTGTTGGGGAAAGAACTTGTAATTCAAAGTCAATTTGACAAGGAAGCGATGTTTTCAGCGTACAAACTGAACTGGCTAAAACAACATGAAACAAGCATGGCAAACTTCGAGATAAAGTTTGCGAGTGAATGGAGTAAAGGATCATTGCAGAATCAAAAATATCGACAAAAATTTGATGAATATGGAGATGATTACACAGATGGTGCTGATTTGTATAAGTCTAATGCGAGGCTTTTACCTCATAATCAGGAACGAAAGTCGACTCTATCTAAGAGTATAAACCACTTGAGTAGTGTTATAATTCTGAATCTGCTGGGCACTAAACGAAGCAAAGCGCCGACATATATACCTGACAGGAAACcactgaagaagaagttcaAAAGTCTACACACCCCAAAGTTAAAATGA
- the RPL35A gene encoding 60S ribosomal protein L35A (BUSCO:EOG09265FTY) → MVAVKSFELRTKSKEQLENQLVELKKELANLKVQKLQRPSLPRIHIVRKNIARVLTVININQRENVKAFYAGKKYQPKDLRAKKTRALRRKLTKFERSQETDKARKQRITFPQRKFAIKA, encoded by the exons atG gTCGCCGTCAAATCATTCGAATTAAGAACCAAGTCCAAGGAGCAATTGGAAAACCAACTCGTtgagttgaaaaaagagttgGCCAACTTGAAAGTccaaaaattgcaaagacCAAGCTTGCCAAGAATTCACATTGTTCGTAAAAACATTGCTAGAGTGTTAACTGTTATTAACATCAACCAAAGAGAAAACGTCAAGGCTTTCTACGCTGGTAAGAAATACCAACCAAAGGACTTGAGAGCTAAGAAGACCAGAGCTTTGAGAAGAAAATTGACCAAATTCGAAAGATCTCAGGAAACTGACAAGGCTAGAAAGCAAAGAATCACTTTCCCACAAAGAAAATTCGCCATCAAAGCTTAA
- the ARF1 gene encoding Arf GTPase arf1, with translation MGLSFSKLFANLFGNKEMRILMVGLDAAGKTTILYKLKLGEIVTTIPTIGFNVETVEYKNISFTVWDVGGQDKIRPLWRYYFQNTQGIIFVVDSNDRDRIAEAREELQQMLNEDELRDALLLVFANKQDLPNAMNAAEITEKLGLHSIRQRPWYIQATCATTGDGLYEGLEWLSTNLKNSS, from the coding sequence ATGGGTttatcattttcaaaactaTTTGCCAACCTCTTTGGTAACAAAGAGATGAGAATCTTGATGGTTGGTTTGGATGCCGCCGGTAAGACCACCATTTTGtataaattgaaattgggTGAAATCGTCACCACCATCCCAACAATTGGTTTCAATGTTGAGACCGTTGAGTACAAGAATATCTCATTTACAGTTTGGGACGTTGGTGGACAAGACAAGATTAGACCATTGTGGCGTTACTATTTCCAAAACACTCAAGGTATCATTTTTGTCGTTGATTCCAACGATAGAGACCGTATTGCCGAAGCCAGAGAAGAATTACAACAAATGCTCAACGAAGATGAATTAAGAGACGCGCTCTTGTTGGTTTTTGCTAACAAGCAAGATTTGCCAAATGCTATGAATGCCGCTGAAATTACAGAAAAATTGGGATTACACTCCATCAGACAAAGACCATGGTACATCCAAGCCACTTGTGCTACTACCGGTGACGGTTTGTACGAAGGTTTGGAATGGTTATCTACCAACTTGAAAAACTCATCATAA
- the RDI1 gene encoding rho GDP dissociation inhibitor (BUSCO:EOG09264KK7), which translates to MSNPHLDDDLVPEQVEGYTVAEKKTIDEYNKLDAEDESLAKWKASLGLGSADSAPYPVQPGDNRKVVVVELALEFPEQPELEPIRINLEDDQGKTIVGKEIKFSIKEKSVYQLVVKFRVQHEIITGLKYLHSVKRGGLRVEKLEEPLGSYAPNTQDKPYYERKFTEVEAPSGMIARGTYSAVSKFVDDDKNVHLTVPWSFSIVK; encoded by the coding sequence ATGTCAAACCCACATTTAGACGACGACTTGGTTCCTGAACAAGTTGAAGGATACACTGTtgctgaaaagaaaaccatTGATGAGTACAACAAGCTTGATGCAGAGGATGAAAGTCTTGCCAAATGGAAAGCCAGCTTAGGTCTTGGCTCTGCTGACTCAGCGCCATACCCTGTGCAACCGGGAGATAATCGTAAGGTCGTTGTTGTAGAACTCGCGTTGGAATTCCCTGAACAACCCGAACTCGAACCTATTCGTATTAACCTCGAAGATGATCAGGGTAAAACGATTGTTGGCAAAGAGATCAAATTCAGcatcaaagaaaagagtgtTTATCAACTCGTGGTCAAATTTAGAGTTCAACATGAGATTATTACTGGTTTAAAATACTTGCACTCGGTGAAACGTGGTGGACTTAGAGTGGAAAAATTAGAAGAGCCATTGGGCAGTTATGCTCCAAATACGCAGGATAAGCCATATTACGAAAGGAAATTTACCGAGGTTGAAGCACCAAGCGGTATGATTGCTAGAGGAACTTACTCTGCAGTGTCAAAGTTTGTGGATGATGACAAAAACGTCCACTTGACCGTTCCATGGAGTTTCTCAATAGttaaataa
- the UFD2 gene encoding Ubiquitin conjugation factor E4 (BUSCO:EOG09260NWN) — MSSADEIRAKRLAKLAARSTSSEQTNSSSSEEKLPLQQQTQGPSSSLPKQDVERHRNQTILDQEKRQKTTADNTIKKQENVSSRSATPTAHASPQPTTNAGPRQNQPITSSNWVGDNIDKIFQLKSNSSDISKTAHTITDNEIGKLDENYFDEIFMEILNLPSKYPEPISYLYSIYDRTYSLKRELPLKAKFFEEKNSFFSLILKHAVRYSNMALQFPDMFATSNLQKSIGYIIDDFARISPFVTQLIEEATEDDSLLSLLNYIIPSLSVRLTQRDAIGTSKHLGYLIMFESLVSLKPVAAIFSQVNGFFPNSRKEGLEYEWHSLLGPVFRVSPLGMSSHTYFGEDPKSMSTPQLNTAFELAQGELKTVLNHLFVIVDKLIRGSAKTREDTLRWFAELINLSHLRRGSHADFTKLASDGIMFNITMVLIKLSQPFLDFPLYTKIDKIDVDYFAKSNLLDISEESRVNSSIEDASQYVEKKRQAWADANADADAGEGGSRGGGGGVVSTPNFISDCFNLTLAYVHYGMGGIYIKYDRIQSQIKQYNERLSMLESGQSLPGMNPMQANALRAGLPRMKKALGVLVAEKYAIRAVFSLRDLQLDIFDFVVGATTFITRMIDPNHAYPQQKITIPIYKITSVSQLDDHDFLKTKTPEPWKYYPEFLLEGLINYCKFCVNFNGCPLVRNEEKLLTFVQFTTILLRCPELIGNPHMKANLVEILFIGTLPGANGQEGMIAPIYRGDRLVMKHLLYALLDFYVMVEKTGASSQFYDKFNSRYYISVIIEELWKTSEYRSQLLDYSQNNVDFFIRFIARMLNDTTYLLDESFSLLNSIHDYQVELKRRLRGEPENEELGSTDELNENLNTAEKRATSLMGLSNKTMELFKLFTKEVPNGFVLPEIVDRLAGMLDYNLSILVGPKCSNLKVESPEKYHFEPKKLLSDLCEVYVNLALQKGFVIAVSRDGRSFDISYFQKAEKILTTRTFINNKIIDQLRLFAQKAEENRQSEQTEELELGEVPDEFLDPLMFTLMEDPVILPSSKVSIDRSTIKAHLLSDATDPFNRMPLKLEDVTEDVELKAKIADFKRQKKEERLNGEVAK, encoded by the exons ATGAGCAGTGCTGACGAA ATCCGTGCTAAAAGACTTGCCAAATTGGCCGCTAGATCAACTTCTTCCGAGCAAACAAACAGTTCCAGCTCTGAAGAAAAGTTACCACTTCAGCAGCAGACCCAGGGCCctctgctgctgttgcctAAACAGGACGTGGAGCGCCACCGAAATCAAACCATATTGGATCAGGAAAAAAGACAGAAAACAACTGCTGACAACACCATtaaaaagcaagaaaatgTTTCTCTGAGAAGTGCTACTCCCACAGCCCATGCATCACCACAACCAACTACAAATGCAGGACCTCGCCAAAATCAACCAATCACTCTGTCCAATTGGGTTGGCGATAACATCGACAAAATATTCCAATTAAAGTCCAATCTGAGTGACATTTCCAAAACTGCACACACAATCACTGACAACGAGATTGGCAAACTTGACGAAAACTATTTTGATGAAATATTCATGGAGATTTTGAATTTACCGAGCAAATACCCGGAGCCAATAAGTTATCTATATAGTATCTACGACAGGACGTATAGTTTGAAACGAGAGTTGCCGCTCAAAGCCAAATTTTTTGAGGAGAAgaattcatttttttccttaatCTTGAAGCATGCCGTCAGATATTCAAATATGGCGTTGCAGTTCCCGGATATGTTTGCAACTTCCAATCTTCAAAAGTCTATTGGGTATATAATTGACGATTTTGCTCGCATTTCACCATTTGTAACACAGTTGATTGAAGAGGCAACCGAAGATGACTCGTTATTGTCCTTATTGAACTATATTATACCGAGCTTGAGTGTGCGATTAACTCAAAGAGATGCTATTGGCACCTCTAAACATCTTGGCTACTTAATCATGTTTGAATCTTTGGTTCTGCTCAAACCGGTTGCAGCGATTTTTTCTCAAGTCAATGGATTTTTCCCAAATCTGAGGAAGGAGGGATTGGAATATGAATGGCACTCTTTGTTGGGACCTGTCTTTAGAGTGTCGCCTTTGGGTATGTCATCTCATACGTATTTTGGTGAAGACCCAAAGTCAATGTCTACGCCACAATTGAATACCGCATTTGAGCTTGCTCAAGGTGAGCTCAAGACCGTTCTCAATCACTTGTTTGTCATTGTAGATAAATTGATTAGAGGCTCGGCCAAGACCAGGGAAGATACGTTGCGGTGGTTTGCtgaattgatcaatttaAGCCACTTGCGCAGAGGTAGCCATGCCGACTTTACAAAATTAGCCAGTGATGGAATCATGTTCAACATTACCATGGTATTGATTAAGTTGAGTCAACCATTTTTGGATTTCCCTCTTTATACCAAAATTGACAAAATTGACGTTGATTACTTTGCCAAAAGTAACTTGTTGGATATCCTGGAGGAGTCTAGAGTCAACTCTCTGATTGAAGATGCTTCACAatatgttgaaaaaaaaaggcaagCTTGGGCAGATGCGAatgcagatgcagatgcAGGTGAAGGTGGAAGTAGAGGTGGAGGTGGAGGTGTTGTCTCCACTCCAAACTTTATATCTGATTGCTTTAATTTGACATTGGCATATGTCCATTATGGTATGGGTGGTATTTACATTAAATATGATAGGATTCAGCTGCAAATTAAACAATACAATGAACGTTTATCCATGTTGGAGCTGGGCCAGCTGTTACCAGGAATGAATCCAATGCAAGCTAATGCATTACGAGCGGGTTTACCAAGAATGAAGAAAGCATTGGGTGTTCTCGTTGCCGAGAAGTATGCTATTCGTGCAGTGTTTAGTTTAAGGGATTTACAATTGGATATTTTTGACTTTGTCGTTGGTGCAACAACTTTCATCACCAGAATGATTGATCCAAATCATGCTTACCCACAACAAAAGATTACTATTCCTATTTACAAAATTACGAGTGTTTCTCAATTGGATGATCATGactttttaaaaacaaagacaCCGGAGCCATGGAAGTACTATCCAGAGTTTTTGCTTGAAGGTTTGATCAACTACTGCAAATTTTGTGTAAACTTTAATGGGTGTCCATTGGTccgaaatgaagaaaagctCCTCACGTTTGTTCAATTCACCACCATCTTGCTTAGATGCCCTGAATTGATTGGAAATCCACATATGAAGGCAAATTTAGTtgaaattttgtttattggAACCTTACCCGGAGCAAATGGCCAAGAAGGAATGATTGCGCCTATTTATCGTGGAGACCGTCTTGTTATGAAGCATTTGTTATATGCATTGTTGGACTTTTATGTCATGGTGGAAAAAACTGGTGCTTCGTCGCAATTTTATGATAAGTTCAATAGTAGATACTACATTTCGGTGATTATCGAAGAGTTGTGGAAAACATCTGAATACAGATCACAGTTGTTGGATTATTCGCAGAACAATGTTGATTTCTTCATCCGATTCATTGCTAGAATGTTGAACGACACGACTTATTTGTTAGATGAATCATTCAGCTTGTTGAACTCGATACATGATTACCAAGTGGAGTTAAAGAGACGTTTGCGCGGGGAGCCAGAAAATGAGGAGCTTGGAAGCACCGATGaattaaatgaaaatttgaatACTGCAGAGAAGCGAGCTACATCATTAATGGGATTGTCTAATAAGACGATGGAGTTATTTAAGCTTTTCACAAAAGAAGTACCAAATGGATTTGTGTTGCCCGAAATTGTTGATCGATTGGCTGGAATGTTGGATTATAACTTGTCAATTTTGGTTGGGCCCAAGTGTTCCAATCTCAAGGTTGAGTCACCAGAAAAATACCACTTTGAGCCTAAAAAGCTTCTTAGTGACCTATGTGAGGTTTACGTTAACCTTGCGTTGCAAAAAGGTTTTGTTATTGCCGTCTCACGAGATGGAAGGTCTTTTGATATTTCTTACTTTCAAAAAGCGGAAAAGATTTTGACAACCAGGACTTttataaacaacaaaattatAGATCAACTAAGGCTCTTTGCTCAAAAAGCAGAAGAAAACCGTCAATCTGAGCAGACTGAAGAGTTGGAATTGGGTGAAGTTCCAGATGAGTTTTTGGATCCTTTAATGTTCACGTTAATGGAAGACCCGGTCATTTTACCATCATCTAAAGTTAGCATTGATCGCTCAACAATCAAGGCGCATTTATTGAGTGATGCCACTGATCCATTCAACAGAATGCCGCTCAAACTTGAGGATGTTACTGAAGATGTAGAGCTTAAGGCCAAAATTGCAGATTTCaagagacaaaagaaagaagaaagattgaATGGAGAGGTTGCTAAATAA